A genome region from Flavobacterium sp. CFS9 includes the following:
- the tyrS gene encoding tyrosine--tRNA ligase produces the protein MKNLVEELKWRGLYHDSMPGTEEQLLKEVTAAYIGFDPTADSLHIGSMVQIILLVHLKNFGHQPIALVGGATGMIGDPSGKSDERNLLNEETLAKNVAGIKSVLSRFLDFNSKEANAPVMVNNYDWMKEFSFIDFAREVGKRITVNYMMAKDSVKKRFAGDGVGMSFTEFTYQLIQGYDFYHLYKNNNCVLQMGGSDQWGNITTGTELVRRMGGESAKAFALTTPLITKADGSKFGKSEGGNVWLDADKTSVYKFYQFWVNSTDVDAEKYIKIFTFLDKETIEALIEEHRTAPHLRVLQKKLAEEITIFVHSEEELEKAIQASNILFGNSTAEDLKKLDEATFLEVFDGVPQAEIAKADLENGLEIITVLNEKTGFFKSNGEARRALTANSISVNREKIKEDFVLTTNDLINNQFVLLQSGKKNYFVIRVV, from the coding sequence AGAGGTAACTGCTGCTTATATAGGTTTTGACCCAACAGCAGATTCGCTGCACATTGGCAGCATGGTTCAGATTATTTTATTGGTTCACTTAAAGAATTTCGGACATCAGCCTATCGCTTTGGTGGGAGGTGCAACCGGTATGATCGGGGATCCATCGGGAAAATCTGATGAAAGAAATCTGTTGAACGAAGAAACTTTGGCTAAGAACGTTGCCGGTATCAAAAGTGTTTTGTCGCGTTTTCTTGACTTTAATTCAAAAGAAGCAAATGCTCCTGTTATGGTAAACAACTATGACTGGATGAAAGAATTCTCATTTATTGATTTTGCACGTGAAGTTGGAAAACGTATCACGGTAAATTATATGATGGCCAAGGATTCTGTTAAAAAGAGATTTGCCGGAGACGGTGTAGGAATGTCTTTTACAGAGTTTACTTATCAGTTAATTCAAGGTTACGATTTTTATCATTTATATAAAAATAACAATTGTGTACTTCAAATGGGAGGTTCGGACCAATGGGGAAATATCACCACCGGAACAGAATTAGTGCGCAGAATGGGAGGAGAAAGTGCAAAGGCTTTTGCATTGACAACACCATTAATCACAAAAGCAGACGGATCTAAATTCGGAAAATCTGAAGGTGGAAATGTTTGGCTGGATGCTGATAAAACTTCCGTATATAAATTTTACCAGTTTTGGGTGAATTCTACTGACGTTGATGCAGAAAAATACATCAAAATCTTTACTTTTCTAGATAAAGAAACGATTGAAGCTTTAATTGAAGAGCACAGAACGGCTCCGCATTTAAGAGTTTTACAAAAGAAACTGGCAGAAGAAATTACCATTTTTGTTCACTCTGAGGAAGAATTGGAAAAGGCAATTCAGGCGTCGAATATTTTGTTTGGAAATTCTACAGCCGAAGATCTGAAAAAACTGGATGAAGCTACTTTTTTAGAAGTTTTTGACGGTGTTCCTCAGGCTGAGATCGCAAAAGCTGATTTAGAAAACGGATTGGAGATTATTACAGTTTTAAACGAAAAAACGGGTTTTTTTAAATCAAACGGAGAAGCGAGACGTGCTTTAACTGCAAATTCGATCTCGGTGAACAGAGAGAAAATAAAAGAGGACTTTGTTTTAACCACAAATGATCTGATCAACAATCAGTTTGTGTTGTTGCAAAGCGGAAAGAAGAATTACTTTGTGATTAGAGTAGTGTAA
- a CDS encoding porin, which translates to MKIRLIAILLLITCVSNAQDLSKEEVKKEVVRLLDSINKAKVSHTESEKNDEDEKDKDRWYDKISLRGYAQIRYNGLFSTNDKVSCDQCDRSWGTTSTAPNAKANNGLFIRRARLVFSGQVHPNVFFYFQPDFASSPVTGVQNFVQVRDLYFDLSFDKKREYRVRIGQSKIPYGFENMQSSGQRLALDRNDAMNSAILNERDLGMFFYWAPAEIRERFEMLVKDGYKGSGDYGVFAFGVYNGQIANRLDGNRDLNVVARVTYPFVIGSQIIEPGIQAYTGKWAFSGEISSGVKVNNSQHVKDQRIGATFVLYPRPFGIQTEYNIGRGPRYNAVTNSVDETDLDGGYIMLNYKLDIKKQHIYPFAKFQYYDGGKKYEKDARSYVVRDYEIGIEWQPLKAFELTAEYVIADRTFIDSALPVNRQQGNLLRLQAQFNF; encoded by the coding sequence ATGAAAATAAGACTAATAGCAATTCTGTTGCTAATTACTTGTGTATCAAATGCACAGGATTTAAGTAAAGAAGAGGTGAAAAAAGAAGTAGTACGACTTCTGGATTCAATCAACAAAGCAAAAGTATCGCATACCGAATCCGAAAAGAATGATGAAGATGAAAAGGATAAAGATCGTTGGTACGACAAGATTTCTTTAAGAGGATATGCGCAAATACGGTACAACGGTTTGTTTTCTACAAATGATAAAGTATCGTGTGATCAGTGCGACAGATCCTGGGGGACAACTTCTACAGCCCCGAATGCAAAAGCAAACAATGGTTTATTTATCAGACGTGCACGTTTGGTGTTTTCCGGTCAGGTTCATCCTAATGTATTTTTCTATTTTCAACCTGATTTTGCCAGTTCACCGGTAACCGGAGTTCAGAATTTCGTTCAGGTTCGAGATTTATATTTCGATCTTTCTTTTGATAAGAAGAGAGAATATAGAGTACGTATAGGACAGAGTAAAATTCCATATGGTTTCGAAAACATGCAGTCAAGTGGTCAGCGATTGGCTCTGGATCGTAACGATGCGATGAACAGTGCGATATTAAACGAACGTGATTTAGGAATGTTCTTTTACTGGGCCCCGGCTGAAATCAGAGAACGTTTTGAAATGTTAGTAAAAGACGGTTATAAAGGTTCAGGTGATTATGGTGTTTTCGCTTTTGGAGTTTACAATGGGCAGATTGCAAATAGATTAGATGGAAACAGAGATTTAAATGTGGTGGCAAGAGTAACGTACCCATTTGTAATTGGAAGTCAGATTATCGAACCCGGAATTCAGGCGTATACCGGAAAATGGGCTTTTTCAGGTGAAATTTCATCAGGAGTTAAAGTGAACAATTCACAGCACGTAAAAGATCAAAGGATAGGAGCAACATTTGTACTATATCCAAGACCTTTCGGAATTCAGACCGAGTACAATATTGGTAGAGGACCAAGATACAATGCTGTGACTAATTCAGTAGATGAAACAGATTTAGATGGGGGGTATATTATGCTGAATTATAAGTTAGACATCAAAAAACAACATATTTATCCTTTTGCTAAATTTCAATATTATGACGGAGGAAAAAAATACGAGAAAGATGCCAGAAGTTATGTGGTCAGAGATTATGAAATTGGTATCGAATGGCAGCCTTTAAAAGCCTTTGAACTTACTGCGGAATATGTGATTGCCGACAGAACTTTCATAGACAGCGCACTTCCTGTAAACAGACAGCAAGGAAATTTATTGCGTTTGCAGGCACAGTTTAACTTCTAA
- a CDS encoding response regulator transcription factor: MKKTQTKILLVDDEPDILEIVGYNLAQEGYQIVTASNGKEAIAKAQKELPELIIMDVMMAEMDGMEACEHIRKIPELNNVIITFLTARSEDYSQVAGFDAGADDYITKPIKPKLLVSKVKALLRRLKEQEVVTDTLNVGGIEINREEYKIIKGNVEIALPRKEFELFYLLASKPGKVFKRDEILDKVWGNEVVVGGRTIDVHIRKLREKIGEDLFKTIKGVGYKFEV, encoded by the coding sequence ATGAAAAAAACACAAACCAAGATTTTACTAGTTGACGATGAACCAGATATCTTAGAAATCGTTGGCTATAACCTTGCTCAGGAAGGCTACCAGATTGTAACTGCCTCTAACGGAAAAGAAGCAATTGCAAAGGCGCAGAAAGAATTGCCGGAATTGATTATTATGGATGTAATGATGGCAGAAATGGACGGAATGGAAGCTTGCGAACACATTAGAAAAATTCCCGAATTAAATAATGTTATCATAACATTCCTTACAGCAAGAAGTGAAGATTACTCACAAGTGGCTGGTTTTGATGCAGGTGCAGATGATTATATCACCAAGCCAATAAAACCGAAATTATTGGTCTCCAAAGTAAAGGCTTTGTTAAGAAGGTTAAAAGAACAAGAAGTCGTAACTGATACCTTAAATGTAGGCGGAATAGAGATTAACCGTGAAGAATATAAGATTATTAAGGGTAATGTTGAGATTGCCTTACCAAGAAAAGAATTTGAATTGTTTTACCTGTTAGCCTCAAAACCGGGGAAAGTTTTTAAAAGAGACGAAATTCTCGATAAAGTCTGGGGGAATGAAGTGGTTGTAGGAGGAAGGACTATTGATGTTCATATTCGAAAACTTCGCGAAAAAATTGGAGAAGATCTTTTTAAAACAATAAAAGGAGTAGGGTATAAATTTGAAGTTTAG
- a CDS encoding T9SS type A sorting domain-containing protein — translation MAKNYFYITFLLAFFFTVSVSAQDSKQLPKPQQVATIEGLSLYPNPVTGGKVTISSKNDLEKEIIIFDVLGKKVLQTHLSSRELNVSDLVPGVYIIKISEENASATRKLIIR, via the coding sequence ATGGCAAAAAATTACTTTTATATTACTTTCTTATTGGCTTTTTTCTTTACTGTTAGTGTTTCGGCACAAGACAGTAAGCAATTACCAAAACCTCAACAGGTAGCAACCATTGAGGGTCTAAGCCTGTACCCTAACCCCGTGACCGGTGGAAAAGTAACTATCTCCTCTAAAAATGATTTAGAAAAAGAGATTATCATCTTTGATGTTCTGGGTAAAAAAGTACTTCAAACACATTTAAGTTCCCGAGAGTTAAACGTTTCTGATCTCGTTCCGGGCGTTTACATCATCAAAATAAGCGAAGAAAATGCTTCGGCAACACGAAAACTCATTATTCGATAA
- a CDS encoding acyl transferase: protein MITAHDIFTISSQKQFEKIALKVFRFQHENNVVYRDFCDFLKVNPQQVKSLEQIPFLPIQFFKSHNVVSNNDPAQVTFTSSGTTGAITSRHIVTDVNLYEESYRNGFSQFYGNIEDYVVLALLPSYLERDGSSLIYMVEDLIKLSNQPESGFYLHNHDDLIKKLTALDESGQNVILIGVTYALLDLIEKHQFNLQNTIIMETGGMKGKRKEMIREELHEQLCAGFGVSAIHSEYGMTELLAQAYSLGEGVFECPSWMHILVRDPEDALTYLKDGKTGGINVIDLANINSCSFIATQDLGKKNPNNSFEVLGRFDNSDIRGCNLMVL, encoded by the coding sequence TTGATCACAGCCCACGATATATTTACCATTTCGAGTCAGAAACAATTTGAAAAAATAGCACTAAAAGTGTTTCGTTTTCAACATGAGAATAACGTTGTCTATCGTGATTTTTGCGATTTTTTAAAAGTAAATCCACAACAGGTAAAATCATTGGAACAAATTCCTTTTTTACCCATTCAGTTTTTCAAAAGTCATAATGTCGTTTCCAACAATGATCCGGCTCAGGTAACTTTTACCAGCAGCGGAACTACGGGCGCAATTACCAGCAGGCATATCGTTACCGATGTAAATCTTTATGAAGAGAGTTACCGTAACGGATTTTCACAATTTTACGGCAATATCGAAGATTACGTTGTTTTAGCGCTTTTACCGTCTTATCTCGAACGTGATGGCTCTTCGTTAATCTACATGGTCGAAGATTTAATAAAACTCTCCAATCAGCCTGAAAGTGGGTTTTACCTGCATAATCACGACGACCTTATCAAAAAACTGACTGCTTTGGACGAATCCGGTCAAAATGTAATCTTAATTGGTGTCACTTATGCCTTACTCGATTTGATTGAGAAACACCAATTCAATCTTCAGAATACTATTATTATGGAGACGGGCGGCATGAAAGGTAAACGAAAAGAAATGATTCGCGAGGAATTACACGAACAGCTTTGTGCAGGTTTTGGCGTTTCGGCTATTCATTCAGAATATGGCATGACCGAACTTTTAGCTCAGGCGTATTCTTTAGGCGAAGGCGTATTTGAATGCCCTTCATGGATGCACATTTTGGTTCGTGATCCTGAAGATGCCTTAACCTATCTAAAAGACGGAAAAACCGGTGGAATCAATGTGATTGATTTGGCCAACATTAACTCATGTTCCTTTATCGCTACTCAGGATTTAGGCAAAAAAAATCCCAACAACTCTTTCGAAGTATTGGGACGTTTTGATAATTCTGATATTCGCGGCTGTAATTTGATGGTATTGTAA
- a CDS encoding uracil-DNA glycosylase family protein: MEELLEQIRNCRVCEDYLEDGVNPVVAASRNSKIVIIGQAPGRIVHNTNIAWNDKSGDNLRNWLQIDKVVFYNTDKIALMPMGFCFPGTGKTGDLPPRPECAPLWHKKVLRLMPDAELVLLIGQYSQKYYLGDNAKSTLTETVRNFEDYLPYYFPLPHPSPRNNVWQAKNEWFQEKVLPQLREKVKVILDDSSLKK; this comes from the coding sequence ATGGAAGAGCTTTTGGAACAAATTAGAAACTGCCGTGTTTGTGAAGATTATCTGGAAGACGGTGTCAATCCCGTCGTTGCAGCCAGCAGAAATAGCAAAATTGTAATTATTGGACAGGCACCTGGACGGATTGTGCACAATACTAATATTGCATGGAATGATAAAAGCGGGGATAATTTGAGGAATTGGCTGCAAATTGATAAAGTAGTATTTTATAATACGGATAAGATAGCATTGATGCCAATGGGGTTTTGTTTTCCGGGTACAGGAAAGACTGGAGATCTACCTCCACGACCAGAGTGCGCACCATTATGGCATAAAAAAGTATTGAGATTAATGCCGGATGCAGAACTTGTTTTATTGATAGGGCAGTATTCGCAGAAATATTATTTAGGTGATAATGCCAAAAGTACACTGACCGAAACGGTACGAAATTTTGAGGATTATTTACCGTACTATTTTCCCTTGCCGCATCCGTCACCAAGAAACAATGTCTGGCAGGCTAAAAATGAATGGTTTCAGGAAAAGGTTTTACCTCAGTTAAGAGAAAAGGTCAAAGTTATATTAGATGACAGCTCTTTAAAGAAATAA
- a CDS encoding TonB-dependent receptor, protein MKFNLKFLFITLFICTISIAQNKGTISGVLTDKETNNEALPFANVLLKGTNISANTDIEGKYSLNVNPGNYIIIFSFVGYESVEKPVTVKANETITVNQVLSSGSFTLKDVVVKSSAVNKQKESALLLEQKNAVDIKQSIGAQELSKKGVSDVANAVVKTTGITKQEGTNNIFVRGLGDRYNSTTMNGLPIPSNDPEKKNINLDIFSTDIIEYVSIDKVYNGKFFGDFAGGNVDIISKDYKGNGFFKIDVESKVNTNALGENNFSLQKGPNAFGFSKAEIPNNPLNQYNFNTLQFEKKTPLAGSFGISGGDSFNIGSEGKLTVFGTASFSNEYSSRTNGTARASVNAAGVAGKDLDYHYLAYSTNTTGMFNAGYKINNRNKINFNSLFINTSAQKREESSGYIVDLANEGNGYIRRNEYEKTALWVNQLLGEHKLSERSTLNWGGSYNIVNQNIPDRTYNTMNKVNGGYVINSQSAPNNNRYFQDLKENELAANLSVNYKFNKNDEGDFKGKFTLGYNGRFKNRDFEATQFNLKTTTFPVSHTGDIVDPNNLDLFYNQQNLANNYFTISTFRGGPEVPNALDPQTYGGDLTINGGFLNTEYKFNPKFTAVLGLRAEVITQNVEWSTQLDPAGGSDKLEKTAFLPSVVLKYELNEKQNLRLGFSKTYTLPQFKERSPFIYEDFLQAKVGNPFLYASDDYNFDLKWEVFPKSDEVFSVTAFGKYILNPINEVIINSSTNDISYVNSGDYGYVAGAELEYKKVLFNFDSEQTKKLTGGINLSYLYSKQQLDDEKVLKETEGTRPTTFTNTTGKFTGASPFLLNADISFYNEWNDKNSNLTTTLAYNYFSDRVNAIGTLEKGDLVDKAVGSLDFIAKAKLSKNYGLGLVVKNILDPTVNRIQENQSGDVNVLSYKKGLNLSLQFSYEF, encoded by the coding sequence ATGAAATTCAATTTAAAATTTCTATTTATCACATTATTCATCTGTACGATTTCGATCGCACAAAACAAAGGTACGATTTCTGGTGTATTAACCGACAAAGAAACCAACAATGAAGCTCTACCTTTTGCAAATGTTTTACTTAAAGGAACAAACATTAGCGCAAACACTGACATTGAGGGAAAATATTCCTTAAATGTAAATCCGGGAAATTATATCATTATTTTTAGTTTCGTTGGATATGAATCTGTAGAAAAGCCAGTTACTGTAAAAGCAAATGAAACCATCACTGTAAATCAGGTACTTTCATCAGGAAGTTTTACACTTAAAGATGTTGTAGTAAAATCATCTGCCGTAAACAAACAAAAAGAATCTGCACTGCTATTGGAACAGAAAAATGCTGTTGATATTAAACAATCTATCGGAGCACAGGAGCTTTCTAAAAAAGGAGTTAGTGATGTTGCCAATGCTGTTGTAAAAACGACTGGTATTACCAAACAGGAAGGAACAAACAATATTTTCGTAAGAGGTTTAGGGGACCGTTACAATTCAACTACAATGAACGGTTTGCCAATTCCATCAAACGATCCTGAAAAGAAAAACATCAATTTAGATATTTTCTCTACTGACATTATCGAATATGTATCGATTGACAAAGTTTACAACGGTAAGTTCTTTGGAGATTTTGCTGGAGGAAATGTTGATATTATCTCTAAAGATTACAAAGGAAATGGATTTTTTAAAATTGATGTGGAATCAAAAGTAAACACAAATGCTCTTGGTGAAAACAACTTTAGCCTGCAAAAAGGCCCAAATGCTTTTGGATTTAGTAAAGCTGAAATTCCAAACAATCCATTGAATCAATACAATTTCAACACGCTTCAATTTGAGAAGAAAACTCCTTTAGCAGGTTCATTCGGAATCTCAGGTGGAGATTCGTTTAATATTGGAAGTGAAGGAAAACTTACCGTATTTGGAACTGCTTCTTTCTCAAATGAGTATTCGTCAAGAACAAACGGAACTGCCAGAGCGAGTGTAAATGCTGCTGGTGTTGCCGGAAAAGATTTAGATTACCACTACCTGGCCTACAGCACTAACACAACAGGAATGTTTAATGCCGGATACAAAATCAACAATCGCAACAAAATTAACTTCAACTCTTTATTCATCAATACTTCTGCACAAAAGAGAGAAGAGTCATCTGGATATATTGTCGATCTTGCCAATGAAGGAAACGGATATATTCGCAGAAATGAATACGAAAAAACAGCTTTGTGGGTAAATCAATTATTGGGAGAGCACAAACTAAGCGAAAGAAGTACACTGAACTGGGGAGGTTCTTACAATATTGTAAACCAAAACATTCCAGACAGAACTTACAACACTATGAACAAAGTGAATGGTGGTTATGTAATCAACTCTCAATCTGCACCAAACAACAACCGTTACTTTCAGGACTTAAAAGAAAACGAATTGGCTGCAAACTTGTCTGTAAACTATAAGTTTAACAAAAATGACGAAGGTGATTTCAAAGGAAAATTCACTTTAGGATACAACGGAAGGTTTAAAAACAGAGATTTTGAGGCTACTCAATTCAACCTTAAAACCACAACATTTCCAGTGTCTCACACCGGTGATATTGTTGACCCAAACAACTTAGATTTATTCTACAACCAACAAAACTTAGCGAACAACTATTTCACAATTTCAACTTTCCGTGGAGGACCTGAAGTTCCTAACGCATTGGATCCGCAAACTTACGGTGGAGATTTAACGATCAACGGTGGTTTCTTAAATACAGAGTACAAATTCAATCCTAAATTCACAGCAGTACTAGGATTAAGAGCTGAAGTTATCACACAAAATGTGGAATGGAGTACACAATTAGATCCTGCAGGAGGAAGCGATAAGTTAGAAAAAACAGCTTTCTTACCAAGTGTAGTTTTAAAGTATGAACTTAACGAAAAACAAAATTTACGTTTAGGATTCAGTAAAACGTATACATTACCTCAGTTCAAAGAAAGATCTCCTTTTATTTATGAGGACTTTTTACAGGCTAAAGTTGGTAATCCATTTTTATACGCTTCAGACGATTACAACTTTGACTTAAAATGGGAAGTTTTTCCAAAAAGTGACGAAGTTTTCTCTGTAACGGCTTTTGGAAAATACATTTTGAATCCAATTAATGAGGTAATCATTAACTCTTCTACAAATGATATTTCATATGTAAACTCTGGAGATTATGGATATGTAGCCGGAGCTGAATTAGAGTACAAAAAAGTACTTTTTAACTTTGACAGTGAACAGACAAAGAAGTTAACGGGAGGTATTAACTTATCTTACTTGTACAGCAAACAACAATTAGACGACGAAAAGGTTTTGAAAGAAACTGAAGGAACACGTCCGACTACTTTTACAAATACAACAGGTAAATTTACAGGAGCTTCTCCTTTCTTACTAAATGCTGACATCTCTTTCTACAATGAGTGGAATGATAAAAACAGTAACCTGACTACAACTTTGGCTTACAATTATTTCTCTGATCGTGTTAACGCAATTGGTACACTTGAAAAAGGAGACTTGGTTGACAAAGCGGTTGGTTCATTAGATTTCATTGCAAAAGCAAAACTGAGTAAAAACTATGGTCTTGGTTTAGTTGTAAAAAACATTCTTGACCCAACAGTTAACAGAATTCAGGAAAATCAATCTGGTGATGTAAATGTTTTGAGCTACAAAAAAGGTTTAAACTTAAGCTTACAATTTAGCTACGAGTTCTAA
- a CDS encoding helix-turn-helix domain-containing protein has translation MTELGLFFSRKSVNRSDVSRKTEISKTRLSELANNTSTKLRADELYLIALAIDVDPCELLKDVCKGLKLVD, from the coding sequence ATGACAGAATTAGGATTATTTTTTTCTAGAAAATCAGTAAATCGTTCAGATGTTTCCCGTAAAACCGAAATTAGTAAAACTCGCTTGAGTGAATTAGCGAATAACACTAGTACGAAATTACGAGCAGACGAATTGTATTTGATTGCATTGGCAATTGATGTAGATCCATGTGAATTATTAAAGGATGTTTGCAAAGGACTTAAACTTGTCGATTAA
- a CDS encoding glycosyltransferase has translation MSIDYSANKTILVAPLNWGLGHATRCIPIIKALQENNYIPIIASDGVALALLRKEFPYIQTLELPSYHIEYAKNAKNFKWKLIKNLPKMITAILDEKKIVKSWIKKHGIDGIISDNRLGVFSKKVPSVFMTHQLNVMTGNTTWFTSKCHQHIIKKYTECWVPDTNDTVNLTGELGHLKTDDLKLKYIGPLSRMRKKDTPKVYDLMIILSGPEPQRTFLDEKLQKEVVNYKGKVVFVQGIVEKIQTKWQAGNVTYYNFMNSKQLEQTFNESEFVLCRSGYTTVMDLAKLGKKAFFIPTPGQYEQEYLAIKLQEENLVPYAMQDDFTIEDLSKVKSFKGLTQFNDTIDWDALFTVFEDEN, from the coding sequence ATGAGCATTGACTATTCTGCGAACAAAACAATTTTAGTTGCTCCATTAAACTGGGGATTAGGTCATGCGACAAGATGCATCCCTATTATAAAAGCGCTTCAGGAAAACAATTACATCCCGATAATTGCTTCTGACGGTGTTGCGTTAGCATTGTTACGAAAAGAGTTTCCCTACATTCAAACCCTTGAATTACCATCTTATCATATCGAATACGCCAAGAATGCTAAAAATTTCAAATGGAAGCTGATTAAAAATCTTCCAAAAATGATTACCGCCATTCTCGACGAAAAGAAAATTGTAAAAAGCTGGATTAAAAAACACGGAATAGACGGTATTATTTCGGATAACCGACTGGGAGTTTTCAGTAAAAAAGTTCCTTCTGTTTTTATGACACATCAATTGAATGTCATGACCGGAAATACAACCTGGTTTACCAGTAAATGCCATCAGCATATTATAAAAAAATATACAGAATGCTGGGTTCCGGACACCAATGACACGGTAAATCTAACCGGAGAATTGGGGCATCTTAAAACAGATGATCTAAAATTAAAATACATTGGTCCATTAAGCAGAATGCGCAAAAAGGACACTCCGAAGGTATATGATCTGATGATTATCCTGTCAGGACCTGAACCTCAACGTACTTTTCTGGATGAAAAACTACAGAAAGAAGTTGTCAATTATAAAGGCAAAGTAGTATTTGTTCAGGGTATTGTAGAAAAAATACAAACGAAATGGCAAGCCGGAAATGTTACGTATTACAATTTCATGAACTCTAAACAGTTGGAACAGACTTTTAACGAAAGTGAATTTGTTTTATGCCGTTCCGGTTATACGACTGTAATGGATTTGGCAAAATTAGGCAAGAAAGCCTTTTTCATTCCAACTCCCGGCCAATACGAGCAGGAATATCTGGCGATAAAACTTCAGGAAGAAAATTTAGTACCTTATGCAATGCAAGACGACTTTACGATTGAAGATCTTTCAAAAGTAAAGTCGTTTAAAGGTCTGACTCAATTTAACGATACCATAGACTGGGATGCTCTGTTTACCGTTTTTGAGGATGAAAATTAG
- a CDS encoding sensor histidine kinase, with the protein MKINFKKTYKFAVKSALYISLFATGFVMILMSLFYKNQLKYQFVFGIIFIISIYAFSFLVLQYRVERFIYRRVKKIYDEVSLLETTTLINQPITTDMETLSREVKKFATDKKLEIEMLEIREQYRREFLGNVSHELKTPLFTVQGYVSTLLDGAMEDKNIRKKYLKRAEKGVERLIYIVEDLDMITKLESGDLDLIMTDFDIVELIQNVFDLLEMKADKKKIKLAFESKNVKSVIIRGDKDRIQQVLENLIVNSIKYGKEGGLTEVGVVNLTKKKVLIRISDNGEGVEKQNIPRLFERFYRVDKSGTRSEGGSGLGLAIVKHIIEAHKEKVYVESEFGIGSEFSFTLEKANKTVKAEVK; encoded by the coding sequence ATGAAAATTAATTTTAAAAAAACATACAAATTTGCCGTAAAGTCGGCATTATACATAAGTCTTTTCGCTACGGGGTTTGTGATGATACTGATGTCTTTGTTTTATAAAAATCAATTAAAGTATCAATTTGTATTCGGGATAATCTTTATAATATCCATTTATGCGTTTTCATTCCTGGTCCTGCAATATCGTGTGGAGCGTTTTATTTATCGCAGAGTCAAGAAGATATACGATGAGGTTTCGCTATTAGAGACCACAACACTTATCAATCAGCCTATAACTACCGACATGGAAACGCTTTCGCGCGAGGTGAAAAAGTTTGCTACCGATAAAAAATTGGAAATTGAAATGCTGGAGATCAGGGAGCAATACCGACGTGAGTTTCTTGGAAATGTTTCGCATGAGTTAAAAACACCTTTGTTTACTGTTCAGGGGTATGTTTCGACGTTGCTGGATGGAGCGATGGAAGATAAGAACATTCGAAAAAAATATTTAAAGAGAGCTGAAAAAGGTGTTGAACGATTGATTTATATTGTAGAAGATCTGGACATGATCACCAAATTAGAATCAGGGGATCTGGATTTAATTATGACTGATTTTGATATCGTAGAACTGATTCAGAACGTTTTTGATTTACTGGAGATGAAAGCCGATAAAAAGAAAATTAAACTGGCTTTTGAGAGTAAGAATGTTAAATCAGTAATCATTCGTGGTGATAAGGACAGAATTCAGCAGGTTTTGGAAAATCTGATCGTAAACTCTATTAAGTATGGTAAAGAAGGTGGTTTAACTGAGGTGGGAGTGGTTAATCTAACCAAGAAAAAAGTACTGATCCGTATCAGTGATAATGGTGAAGGTGTTGAAAAACAAAACATTCCAAGGCTTTTCGAACGTTTTTACAGAGTCGATAAAAGCGGAACCCGATCAGAAGGCGGTTCCGGATTGGGATTGGCTATTGTAAAGCATATTATTGAAGCACATAAAGAGAAAGTATATGTAGAAAGTGAGTTCGGAATTGGTTCTGAATTCTCTTTTACGCTTGAAAAAGCAAATAAAACAGTAAAAGCTGAAGTTAAATAA